A single genomic interval of Coccidioides posadasii str. Silveira chromosome 1, complete sequence harbors:
- a CDS encoding uncharacterized protein (EggNog:ENOG410PPI7~COG:O~BUSCO:14205at33183), with product MTSYEVEHSTTPDTNTRSTSESRPNPRHRRPDLSTFFATLNEISHNPSEPRTRPYAVPVPGDVSAAFRSLAEALDVIRRETESGGDAPLPVYDGREPEGLAEGADGGLIGQMIRTLLQDAEAPPREVEGVSEVFVDALDRVPASSLKPSQSCPICNTSFLDDPYPLVVRLPCHTSHLFDLECVRPWLRLRGTCPLDRFDFGQKERDKERERIERMMKRGTATEDDQDEDWDGMYG from the exons ATGACTTCATATGAAG TCGAACATTCGACCACTCCCGACACCAATACTCGATCCACTAGTGAATCGCGACCCAACCCACGACACCGCCGCCCCGACCTGTCGACTTTTTTTGCAACACTCAACGAAATAAGCCATAACCCATCTGAACCGCGAACACGGCCCTATGCCGTGCCTGTACCGGGCGACGTGAGCGCTGCGTTTCGTTCCCTTGCGGAGGCGCTCGATGTGATTCGGCGGGAGACAGAAAGCGGAGGCGATGCGCCGCTCCCTGTGTATGACGGGCGGGAGCCAGAGGGACTGGCAGAAGGCGCTGACGGAGGCTTAATTGGCCAGATGATAAGGACGTTGCTGCAGGATGCGGAAGCCCCTCCACGGGAAGTGGAAGGCGTTAGCGAGGTGTTTGTTGATG CTCTGGATCGTGTTCCAGCTTCTTCGCTAAAGCCTTCTCAATCGTGTCCTATCTGCAACACCTCTTTTCTAGATGATCCGTACCCGCTTGTCGTCCGTTTGCCTTGTCATACATCGCATCTTTTCGATCTCGAATGTGTGAGACCTTGGCTCCGCTTGCGAGGCACATGTCCCCTGGATAGGTTTGATTTTGGGCAGAAAGAGCGGGACAAGGAGCGAGAGAGAATAGAGAGGATGATGAAGAGAGGAACAGCCACTGAGGACGATCAAGATGaagattgggatggcatGTACGGGTAA
- the CTR86 gene encoding copper transport protein (EggNog:ENOG410PFKI~COG:S~BUSCO:515at33183): MLIDTCVRVTARGYDGESNPRNEERWQKVVSLYKRLLITCLQFLHNFIMHNEHRKLVLWLDLFGYHQNGESSIITHMEPLDQSHATAQGVAPIVRAGERLVNPPLRTLYDQTAEDLLLETISTFPREPATIKEEAAMLLLANIKDHMEKLLGRNLKEIQQMVDGWADLNERQGGPSREEEEARKKPILSIDRTATTGYPRTCWTDLPDLDEYGAIAAVDAPVTAEDRMMTRSAQSAAETLQEAKDELMARLQETSPDMVEGDSQYDSSERRGMRGDDDSRGTDGLADASGEEDEDEEDDDDDYRGRPGDQQRGLLTDIPLVLGPSEIEALPMIIQAGIVDSFGPKGPQKPGTKNMQAVRCHILLAQDTGRNLLRELLIFIAAWDLPDDELYFKMMVQIMEAVLKNGLMSHAYSDFGQAKDIISPAQAVVIKILTHIFRAKYSPPNITSATETPTGRSSVPVTKVDVLTVRYIFTIFRGNIIPETCALIYLQGQIRAGHALPEDFPLNLWDMERVYEGVYQFLEFFAVLTENTEWKNLLVQWEIVYDLVTLIKELEASIPKGSLSSLTAAASRAPQTPKESAQPGSAAPVAVERPYEPNDPEPTDAATVSAESRAPSPPMGNEDPSEFEWRNLKKLVILVLSSLVWKCPEVQNQIRKYGGVETILSCTSFDAHNPYIKEHAVMCLKFLLEGNRENQRVVEELEAREVMKDEGGLLERSGYEAVLDEVGKLSIRKKDANAAVAGPSGIDRRQ, encoded by the exons ATGCTGATTGATACTTGTGTGAGAGTCACAGCAAGAGGATATGATGGGGAGAGCAACCCAAGAAATGAAGAACGATGGCAGAAAGTTGTTAGTCTCTATAAGAGATTATTGATAACTTGCTTGCAGTTTCTTCACAACTTCATTATGCACAATGAGCACCGAAAACTAGTGTTATGGCTAGATTTGTTTGGCTATCACCAAAATGGGGAGTCCAGTATAATCACACACATGGAGCCACTAGATCAATCTCATGCTACCGCACAAGGTGTAGCTCCTATTGTCAGAGCTGGTGAGAGATTGGTCAATCCGCCGTTAAGGACACTTTACGACCAAACTGCTGAAGACCTCTTGTTGGAAACAATATCCACATTCCCTCGAGAGCCAGCTACCATTAAGGAAGAAGCTGCCATGCTGTTGCTGGCAAATATCAAGGATCATATGGAGAAGCTACTTGGGAGAAATTTGAAGGAGATTCAGCAAATGG TGGACGGTTGGGCAGACCTGAACGAGCGCCAAGGTGGACCCAGcagagaggaggaagaagcgCGCAAAAAGCCCATTCTGAGCATCGATCGAACTGCCACCACCGGATACCCACGTACTTGTTGGACAGATTTGCCAGATTTAGATGAATACGGTGCAATCGCAGCAGTCGATGCGCCTGTCACTGCTGAAGACAGAATGATGACTCGCTCGGCTCAGTCGGCTGCCGAGACTTTGCAGGAGGCTAAGGACGAACTGATGGCTCGTTTGCAAGAAACCTCTCCTGATATGGTTGAAGGGGATAGCCAGTATGATTCTTCAGAGAGACGTGGTATGCGAGGTGATGACGATTCGCGTGGTACTGACGGATTGGCGGATGCGAGTGgcgaggaggatgaagacgaggaagatgacgacgatgattACCGAGGCCGACCGGGCGACCAGCAGCGCGGTTTGTTAACTGACATTCCACTTGTTCTTGGCCCCTCGGAAATTGAAGCCTTGCCTATGATTATCCAGGCCGGTATCGTGGATAGTTTCGGCCCAAAGGGGCCTCAGAAGCCTGGTACCAAGAACATGCAAGCTGTTAGATGCCATATTCTGCTGGCACAGGATACGGGTCGAAATCTCCTAAGGGAACTTCTCATATTCATTGCGGCATGGGACCTTCCAGACGATGAGCTTTACTTTAAGATGATGGTGCAAATCATGGAAGCCGTTCTCAAAAATGGGTTAATGTCTCACGCTTATTCCGACTTTGGCCAAGCTAAAGACATCATCTCACCGGCACAAGCTGTGGTTATCAAGATCCTTACGCATATTTTCAGGGCCAAATACTCTCCTCCCAATATTACTTCCGCCACAGAAACACCAACAGGTCGGAGTTCTGTCCCCGTTACCAAGGTTGACGTGTTGACCGTCCGCTATATCTTTACCATCTTTCGTGGAAATATCATTCCGGAAACATGTGCCCTCATCTACCTTCAAGGTCAGATTCGCGCCGGCCATGCTCTTCCAGAAGACTTCCCGTTAAATTTGTGGGACATGGAACGTGTGTACGAAGGTGTATACCAGTTCTTGGAATTCTTCGCCGTTCTTACCGAGAACACTGAATGGAAGAATCTTCTGGTACAATGGGAGATTGTATATGACTTGGTCACATTAATCAAAGAGTTGGAGGCGAGTATTCCGAAGGGAAGCCTTAGCTCCCTCACTGCTGCTGCGTCAAGAGCTCCCCAAACACCCAAGGAATCAGCACAGCCCGGAAGTGCCGCTCCGGTCGCCGTAGAACGCCCATATGAGCCCAATGATCCTGAGCCAACGGATGCAGCTACCGTCAGCGCTGAATCAAGAGCACCATCTCCTCCAATGGGTAACGAAGATCCTTCTGAATTTGAATGGCGCAACCTCAAGAAGCTTGTCATTCTCGTGCTTTCTTCGCTTGTTTGGAAGTGCCCAGAAGTTCAAAACCAGATTCGCAAGTATGGTGGGGTCGAAACAATTTTATCGTGCACCAGTTTTGATGCGCATAATCCTTACATTAAAGAGCACGCCGTCATGTGTCTGAAGTTTCTGCTCGAGGGCAAtagagagaatcaaagagTGGTTGAGGAGTTGGAGGCGCGGGAGGTGATGAAGGATGAGGGTGGACTGCTGGAAAGGAGTGGCTATGAGGCTGTTCTCGATGAAGTTGGGAAGCTGTCTATCCGGAAGAAAGACGCAAATGCTGCTGTTGCGGGCCCCTCGGGGATCGACAGAAGACAATAA
- a CDS encoding uncharacterized protein (EggNog:ENOG410J4S6~TransMembrane:6 (i7-24o36-58i79-100o106-126i197-222o269-292i)) — MGLLREIVLVILGISLLTFLVLFGRIPALRKTPIGYIYRLVWVRLPRLFISLDSIVCGGRFTRYTTKTGQYLFHENHPLVLIFFLTLLVCSEILFIPAVWNRLGPVHRLFVPIVVVQPYIFLYLSVYTTSSITPENHAWHMRLYPYDRTIFHPGNICRTCNFLKPARSKHCGLCNVCVARHDHHCIWLRNCVGRNNYAYFLALLLSMSVLLGYGSFLGYTILDDSLRKALTPNVPLSSALNHWSKGIPWSMYIEMWSLAIADDIRVGSVFLLAALTTPLAVAMFCYHMYLIWAGMTTNESAKWSDWRDDVADGVAFKAQYSHIYGNLFDDMVEPEVPWPKESDQTLVFTDGHPPKEGHLLTSDRFSIIQPDNPDAKDDPRWNRVRSMKEVVNIYDRGLWVNLFDSLGIVTHPSAKHYASCT; from the exons ATGGGCCTTCTTAGGGAGATTGTACTAGTGATCTTAGGCATATCCCTTCTCACATTCCTTGTGCTCTTTGGTAGAATCCCAGCCCTCAG AAAGACACCGATCGGTTATATCTATCGCCTTGTTTGGGTCCGTCTCCCTAGGTTATTCATATCGCTCGACTCAATTGTTTGTGGAGGACGGTTCACGCGTTACACCACCAAAACTGGGCAGTACTTGTTCCACGAAAACCACCCGCTTGTCCTA ATCTTCTTCCTAACGTTGTTGGTTTGCTCCGAGATATTATTTATCCCAGCCGTATGGAATAGACTCGGACCGGTACACCGTCTTTTCGTGCCGATAGTTGTCGTTCAACCTTACATCTTTCTTTACTTGAGCGTGTATACCACATCGTCAATCACGCCTGAAAACCATGCCTGGCATATGCGTCTATATCCATATGACCGAACCATCTTTCACCCGGGAAACATATGCCGCACATGCAACTTCTTGAAACCAGCCCGGAGTAAGCATTGCGGACTTTGCAATGTCTGTGTTGCACGGCATGATCATCATTGTATCTGGCTACGTAACTGCGTTGGCAGAAACAACTATGCCTATTTTCTTGCGCTCCTGCTCTCAATGTCAGTTCTACTTGGATATGGCTCCTTCTTGGGCTATACGATCTTGGACGATAGCTTGCGGAAGGCACTAACTCCAAATGTGCCTCTATCGTCAGCTCTAAATCACTGGAGTAAAGGTATTCCCTGGTCGATGTATATCGAGATGTGGTCTCTGGCTATTGCGGATGATATCCGCGTTGGTTCAGTGTTTCTCTTAGCTGCATTGACAACCCCCCTAGCTGTAGCAATGTTTTGCTACCATATGTACCTGATATGGGCGGGAATGACTACCAACGAAAGTGCTAAGTGGTCAGACTGGCGCGATGATGTCGCCGATGGTGTTGCTTTTAAAGCACAATATAGTCACATTTATGGAAACTTGTTTGATGATATGGTTGAGCCTGAAGTTCCTTGGCCAAAGGAAAGTGACCAGACACTGGTCTTTACGGATGGACACCCCCCAAAGGAAGGCCATCTTTTGACAAGCGACCGCTTCTCGATTATACAGCCGGATAATCCCGATGCCAAGGATGATCCAAGATGGAATAGAGTCCGAAGCATGAAGGAAGTTGTGAATATCTATGATCGCGGCCTCTGGGTCAATCTGTTTGATTCTTTGGGGATTGTGACCCATCCTTCAGCAAAGCATTACGCATCTTGTACATAA
- a CDS encoding uncharacterized protein (EggNog:ENOG410PPT7~COG:K~BUSCO:6133at33183) codes for MTSPDAEPPALFNDLKFFLSATVPQRSWCADLIKNHGGKVVPLEKNADILLVDHMKKDLPPGSYSFKFIDRCLRAGKLLDLEEFRAGPAPGNARPVGSISIPARGHRVGFTAEDDQILYDWVKPIERQGGPIRGNKIYQQLEEKHPQHTYQSWRDRYLKVVKDRPRPVTREDNTRTTESTIPPEPTGSDGENSAPRARTERSDSQSIEQMSAPFLSSEEDELLRFASKILEVDPALENDFWAEFAQDHDRHTPIEWKNYFHTFIRPKHIMKMRMTKGAIRKSPSISPAKSDHQPPHSNEEIAPVTETNITASTTTSLKRIISDAQDSAEEQSAESVIKRRRTIGMETATDLPSASTYDRVDGARRRATDYIREPSVHISALGDIVQTSPSPIEPIPMASGASAPLEISESISQSNGDYETAPQEQSTQDIFANLQQHVNDVNSLLYPTLPRVSEEEEEQSNSEEITEKVKEEIQELDQWIESRLHTGRAKDKGQIIQALSCTSMNPYLADKVLDHLNNGEGIPNNIPGIWTEEDDSLHDSSDSIDIKKLEEKHGTENFDIRGKYLNTVRQLMSEEKDP; via the exons ATGACGTCTCCGGATGCTGAACCCCCTGCGTTGTTTAACGACCTAAAATTCTTCTTGTCAGCTACCGTACCACAGCGGTCTTGGTGCGCAGACCTCATCAAA AATCATGGCGGGAAGGTTGTGCCCCTGGAGAAAAACGCTGATATTCTCCTTGTTGATCACATGAAGAAGGACCTTCCCCCTGGCAG CTACTCATTCAAGTTTATTGATCGCTGCTTACGAGCCGGGAAGCTTCTGGATCTGGAGGAATTCCGGGCCGGACCAGCACCTGGCAACGCCCGCCCAGTAGGATCTATATCTATACCCGCCAGAGGACACAGGGTGGGCTTTACGGCAGAAGATGACCAAATTCTCTACGATTGGGTGAAGCCAATTGAGAGGCAAGGCGGGCCAATTAGGGGAAATAAGATTTATCAACAGCTCGAAGAAAAG CATCCGCAGCATACTTATCAATCGTGGCGAGACCGTTATCTTAAGGTAGTGAAGGATCGCCCACGACCGGTTACAAGAGAAGATAACACGCGAACCACAGAATCTACTATCCCACCTGAGCCCACAGGCTCCGATGGGGAAAATTCAGCGCCGAGAGCGCGGACGGAGCGGTCGGACTCGCAATCCATTGAACAAATGTCCGCTCCATTCCTGAGCTCCGAAGAAGATGAGCTCCTTCGTTTCGCATCCAAGATTCTAGAGGTCGACCCAGCCCTAGAGAATGACTTCTGGGCTGAGTTTGCCCAAGATCAC GATCGTCATACACCAATCGAATGGAAAAACTATTTCCATACATTTATCCGTCCCAAGCATATTATGAAAATGAGGATGACAAAGGGGGCTATAAGAAAGTCGCCGTCCATCTCACCAGCCAAAAGTGATCATCAACCACCCCATTCCAATGAAGAGATAGCCCCAGTAACAGAAACTAACATCACTGCATCCACAACGACATCTCTAAAGCGGATCATCTCGGATGCCCAAGATTCTGCAGAGGAGCAGTCAGCGGAGAGCGTCATAAAACGGCGACGTACAATAGGAATGGAAACAGCCACTGACTTACCGTCAGCGTCAACCTACGATAGGGTCGACGGGGCTAGAAGACGAGCCACCGACTATATCCGGGAGCCTTCCGTCCATATATCAGCCCTTGGTGACATTGTCCAAACTTCCCCATCCCCTATCGAACCAATTCCTATGGCCTCGGGCGCGTCGGCGCCTCTAGAAATAAGTGAAAGCATCTCACAGTCCAACGGGGATTACGAAACAGCACCGCAAGAACAATCCACCCAAGATATCTTTGCCAATCTGCAGCAACATGTGAACGACGTCAACAGCCTTCTCTATCCAACGCTCCCACGCGTCtcggaggaggaagaggaacaGTCCAATTCCGAAGAAATAACCGAAAAGGTGAAAGAAGAAATCCAAGAGCTTGATCAATGGATTGAATCAAGGCTCCACACCGGAAGGGCCAAAGACAAAGGGCAGATCATCCAAGCTCTTTCGTGTACATCCATGAATCCCTATTTGGCTGATAAGGTACTTGATCATCTGAACAATGGCGAAGGCATCCCGAACAATATTCCTGGAATATGGACGGAGGAAGATGATAGCCTTCATGACTCAAGCGATTCCATCGACATAAAGAAATTAGAGGAGAAGCATGGTACAGAAAATTTCGATATTCGTGGGAAATACCTGAATACGGTGCGACAGCTCatgtcagaagaaaaagaccCATAA
- a CDS encoding uncharacterized protein (EggNog:ENOG410PQJY~COG:B~BUSCO:14996at33183) has product MPPPLESSSEDESGGESIPFKDPAQGTQEPDRSADDNESESGSEGEGDDVYVVEKIVNHEFGKGGKLLFQVKWKGYDNPEDLTLEPEENLSGAPDALQEYFTIIGGRPEKPTRKRKSMGGGTTTKVATKKAKKSLASMNGTPDTVEGADWVPKSNNWDKEVRSVETIIRDGDNLYVLLHWNNEKKAKVSLKQCYEKCPQKMLKFYENHLVFRDE; this is encoded by the exons ATGCCTC CGCCGCTTGAATCTTCGAGCGAAGACGAATCCGGCGGCGAATCAATCCCTTTTAAAGATCCCGCTCAAGGCACCCAAGAACCTGATAGAAGCGCCGATGATAACGAAAGTGAATCTGGGAGTGAGGGCGAAGGCGACGATGT CTACGTCGTGGAGAAGATTGTAAACCATGAATTCGGCAAAGGC GGAAAACTATTATTTCAGGTCAAATGGAAAGGATACGATAATCCCGAGGACTTGACGTTAGAGCCTGAAGAAAACCT GAGCGGTGCACCGGACGCTCTACAAGAATACTTTACAATAATAGGCGGACGCCCAGAGAAACCGACGCGGAAACGGAAGTCGATGGGAGGGGGCACGACAACTAAGGTGGCGACTAAGAAGGCCAAGAAGTCGCTTGCGTCTATGAACGGAACTCCAGACACTGTAGAAGGCGCCGATTGGGTTCCAAAATCAAACAACTGGGACAAGGAGGTCAGGTCGGTCGAAACTATTATTCGCGACGGCGACAATTTATACGTGCTTTTACACTGGAACAATGAGAAGAAAGCAAAGGTGTCATTAAAGCAATGTTACGAGAAATGCCCACAGAAG ATGTTGAAGTTCTACGAAAATCATCT TGTTTTCAGGGATGAATAG
- the CCT5_1 gene encoding T-complex protein 1 subunit epsilon (EggNog:ENOG410PGD1~COG:O), with translation MAMKIDMSQASVMKDEQGRPFIVVRDQGKKKRQHGTDAVKSHILAARTVSNIVKTSLGPRGLDKILISPDGDITVTNDGATILSQMEISNNVAKLLVELSKSQDDEIGDGTTGVVVLAGALLEQAADLIDKGIHPIRIADGFDQACEIAVSHLDKISDEVKFSRDNQENLLKVAKTSLGSKMWVSRSTLGRWYR, from the exons ATGGCGATGA AGATTGATATGTCACAAG CTTCTGTTATGAAAGATGAACAAGGCAGACCCTTTATTGTCGTTCGAGA tcaagggaagaagaagagacaaCATGGAACAGATGCTGTCAAATCACACATCTTAGCTGCAAGAACAGTATCCAATATTGTCAAGACATCACTG GGGCCCCGAGGGCTTGACAAGATATTAATTTCGCCAGACGGAGATATCACCGTCACAAACGACGGAGCTACCATTCTATCCCAG ATGGAAATTTCAAATAATGTTGCCAAATTGTTAGTCGAGCTCTCCAAATCGCAGGATGATGAAATTGGGGACGGAACAACTGGTGTCGTCGTACTTGCTGGTGCCCTGCTGGAACAAGCTGCGGACCTCATTGATAAGGGTATTCACCCGATCCGCATTGCGGATGGATTCGACCAGGCTTGCGAAATCGCAGTTTCACATCTTGACAAAATCAGTGACGAGGTTAAATTCTCCCGTGATAACCAGGAAAACCTCTTGAAAGTCGCAAAGACTTCTCTAGGCAGCAAGATGTGGGTCTCTCGTTCCACCTTGGGAAGATGGTATCGCTGA
- the CCT5_2 gene encoding T-complex protein 1 subunit epsilon (EggNog:ENOG410PGD1~COG:O), translated as MPDEVRDAKLAILTCAFEPPKPKTKHKLDITSVEEFKKLQQYEKDKFTEMIQQLKDTGANLVICQWGFDDEANHLLLQNDLPAVRWVGGPEIELIAIATNGRIVPRFEDLSPEKLGTAGLVREMTFGTTREKMLVIEECANSRAVTVFVRGSNKMIIDEAKRSLHDALCVVRNLVRDNRIVYGGGAAEISCSLAVQEAAEKCPGLAQYAMRAFADALDAVPMALAENSGWSPIETLATIKSRQVKEHNSRLGVDCMQTGSNDMREHFVIDPLIGKRAQLLLATQLCRLVLKVNNVIIAGEDEDEY; from the exons ATGCCAGACGAAGTTAGGGATGCAAAACTTGCAATTTTGACCTGTGCATTTGAACCTCCAAAACCGAAAACCAAGCACAAGCTCGATATTACGAGCGTCGAAGAATTCAAAAAGCTACAACAATATGAGAAGGATAAATTTACTGAAATGATTCAACAGCTAAAAGATACTGGAGCAAATCTCGTCATCTGTCAATGGGGCTTTGATGACGAAGCCAACCACCTTCTTCTCCAGAATGATTTGCCGGCAGTTCGATGGGTCGGTGGTCCCGAAATTGAATTGATTGCTATCGCCACCAACGGCCGAATTGTTCCCCGATTTGAGGACCTAAGCCCAGAAAAATTAGGGACTGCTGGCCTGGTTAGAGAAATGACCTTTGGTACCACGAGAGAGAAAATGCTGGTTATCGAGGAGTGTGCAAACAGCAGAGCTGTCACTGTCTTTGTTCGCGGAAGTAATAAGATG ATTATTGATGAAGCGAAGCGGTCACTGCATGATGCTCTGTGTGTTGTCAGGAACCTAGTGCGGGATAACCGCATTGTATATGGTGGTGGTGCAGCAGAAATTTCTTGTTCACTTGCCGTGCAAGAGGCTGCTGAAAAG TGTCCTGGATTGGCTCAGTATGCCATGCGCGCTTTTGCAGACGCATTGGATGCCGTACCCATGGCCCTTGCCGAGAACTCCGGATGGAGCCCTATTGAAACCCTAGCCACAATCAAATCGCGACAAGTCAAGGAGCACAACTCAAGACTGGGAGTTGATTGCATGCAAACTGGCAGTAACG ATATGAGAGAGCATTTTGTCATTGATCCACTCATCGGAAAGCGTGCGCAATTACTTCTTGCAACCCAGTTATGCAGACTTGTCCTAAAG GTGAACAACGTAATCATTGCTGGAGAGGACGAGGATGAATATTAA